From Streptomyces sp. NBC_00370, a single genomic window includes:
- a CDS encoding ThuA domain-containing protein, with protein MKVLPLRLRRLSTASASVIVTTLALVGAFLTPAMTAQAADPAYKVLLFSKTAGFRHDSIPAGTQAVREIGAANNFTVTATEDSNAFTASNLAQYKAVVFLSTTGDMLTDAQQSALQTYVAGGGGYVGVHAAADAEYESPQYEQLVGAWFKSHPAIQQATVRTEDRANPATAHFGQTWAHTDELYNYRTNPRANVHVLQTLDESSYSGGEMGGDHPITWCHPQGGGRSFYTGLGHTIETYADSSFRTLLLGGIRYAAGFAKADCRPDSGYTSLYNGSTTGWSQAGPGSFTNTDATLTSTGGMGLLWYRAKEYASYSLKLDWKLAGDDNSGVYVGFPASDDPNSAVNQGYEVQIDATDSADRTTGAVYGFKSADIAARDAALNPPGQWNTYELRVEGERLQVFLNGAKINDFTNTDPVRSLKQGYIGIQNHSGDDDVSFRNIRIKELGGTTPTSSTYEGESYTSGSGVQPADHGPASGGRTLGYIENGDWAGYSQASLNGVKSFTAKVSSAGAGGTVQIRSGSATGPVIGSVAVPNTGGWETFRTVSTTLPGTATGPLYLTFTGGAGSLFDIDTITLTRS; from the coding sequence ATGAAAGTGCTGCCCCTGCGGCTGAGACGGCTGTCCACCGCCTCCGCCTCGGTGATCGTCACCACGCTCGCCCTGGTCGGGGCGTTCCTCACCCCCGCCATGACCGCGCAGGCCGCCGACCCGGCGTACAAGGTGCTCCTCTTCTCCAAGACGGCCGGGTTCCGGCACGACTCCATCCCGGCCGGCACCCAGGCCGTACGGGAGATCGGCGCGGCCAACAACTTCACCGTCACGGCGACCGAGGACAGCAACGCCTTCACCGCGTCCAACCTGGCGCAGTACAAGGCGGTGGTGTTCCTCAGCACCACGGGCGACATGCTGACCGACGCGCAGCAGTCCGCGCTGCAGACGTACGTCGCCGGAGGCGGCGGCTACGTCGGCGTCCACGCGGCGGCCGACGCCGAGTACGAGTCGCCGCAGTACGAGCAGCTCGTCGGCGCCTGGTTCAAGAGCCACCCGGCGATCCAGCAGGCCACGGTGCGCACCGAGGACCGTGCCAACCCGGCGACCGCCCACTTCGGGCAGACCTGGGCGCACACCGACGAGCTGTACAACTACCGCACCAACCCGCGGGCCAACGTGCACGTCCTGCAGACCCTCGACGAATCCAGTTACTCCGGCGGCGAGATGGGCGGTGACCACCCCATCACGTGGTGCCACCCGCAGGGCGGCGGACGTTCGTTCTACACCGGCCTCGGCCACACCATCGAGACGTACGCCGACTCGTCGTTCCGTACGCTGCTGCTCGGCGGCATCCGGTACGCGGCCGGCTTCGCAAAGGCCGACTGCCGTCCGGACAGCGGGTACACGAGCCTGTACAACGGCTCGACGACCGGCTGGTCGCAGGCAGGGCCCGGCAGCTTCACCAACACCGACGCCACCCTCACCTCCACCGGAGGCATGGGGCTGCTCTGGTACCGGGCGAAGGAGTACGCCTCGTACTCCCTGAAGCTGGACTGGAAGCTGGCGGGCGACGACAACTCCGGTGTCTACGTGGGCTTCCCGGCCTCCGACGACCCCAACTCGGCCGTCAACCAGGGCTACGAGGTGCAGATCGACGCGACGGACAGCGCCGACCGCACCACCGGGGCCGTCTACGGGTTCAAGTCCGCGGACATCGCGGCCAGGGACGCGGCGCTCAACCCGCCGGGCCAGTGGAACACCTACGAGCTGCGGGTGGAGGGCGAGCGCCTGCAGGTCTTCCTGAACGGCGCGAAGATCAACGACTTCACCAACACCGACCCGGTCAGGTCGCTGAAGCAGGGCTACATCGGGATCCAGAACCACAGCGGGGACGACGACGTGTCGTTCCGCAACATCCGGATCAAGGAGCTGGGCGGCACCACCCCGACCAGTTCGACCTACGAGGGCGAGTCGTACACCTCGGGTTCCGGTGTGCAGCCCGCCGACCACGGCCCCGCCAGCGGTGGCAGGACGCTCGGCTACATCGAGAACGGTGACTGGGCCGGCTACTCCCAGGCGAGTCTGAACGGCGTCAAGTCCTTCACGGCGAAGGTCTCTTCGGCGGGCGCTGGCGGTACCGTCCAGATCCGCTCGGGCTCGGCCACCGGACCGGTGATCGGTTCGGTCGCCGTCCCCAACACCGGTGGCTGGGAGACTTTCCGGACGGTCTCCACGACCCTGCCGGGAACCGCCACGGGGCCGCTCTACCTCACCTTCACGGGTGGGGCGGGGTCCCTGTTCGACATCGACACCATCACACTGACGCGGAGCTGA
- a CDS encoding toxin Doc gives MPPVLYVDVRWLLHQQESVLPDHPVVSDFSALVAAVARHRVDPPRLGMDSDPAWRAAALLHTLVVLKPLPAYNVRFACAVAIAYMSMCGEGVDAPYGEIVELTKQLTAEKTDVFDAADRIRSWRI, from the coding sequence GTGCCGCCGGTCCTGTACGTCGACGTGCGCTGGCTGCTGCATCAGCAGGAGAGTGTCCTGCCCGACCACCCCGTGGTGTCCGACTTCTCCGCGCTGGTCGCCGCCGTCGCCCGGCACCGCGTCGATCCGCCGCGGCTCGGCATGGATTCAGATCCCGCCTGGCGGGCAGCAGCACTGCTGCACACACTCGTCGTCCTCAAGCCACTGCCCGCCTACAACGTACGGTTCGCCTGCGCCGTCGCCATCGCCTACATGAGCATGTGCGGCGAGGGCGTGGACGCGCCGTACGGTGAAATCGTCGAACTCACCAAGCAGTTGACCGCCGAGAAGACCGATGTCTTCGACGCGGCCGACCGTATCCGGTCCTGGCGGATCTGA
- a CDS encoding class I SAM-dependent methyltransferase, which yields MFTPKGPTLRELAVQALSSIEHGYDLLAPKFDLTPFRTPGYLLDAVVRAVRPLGPFRTGLDVCCGTGAGVGALRQLCDERVIGVDFSAGMLAAAREAQPAAADGPAVEFVRADARRLPFGPVHDLATSFGAFGHFLPGERPALFAQTHAALRPGGLFVFPFPAPPPVGSRLYWALWAFDAGMRLRNALWHPTFVMYYRTFRLPDVLAELADAGFVTELLPLTELGARPDGGPRCAVVVARKE from the coding sequence ATGTTCACCCCCAAGGGCCCGACCCTCCGCGAACTCGCCGTCCAGGCGCTGTCGTCCATCGAGCACGGCTACGACCTGCTCGCTCCGAAGTTCGACCTGACACCGTTCCGGACGCCGGGGTATCTGCTGGACGCGGTGGTGCGGGCGGTACGGCCGCTGGGCCCTTTCCGTACCGGGCTCGACGTGTGCTGTGGCACCGGCGCCGGGGTGGGGGCGCTGCGGCAGCTGTGTGACGAGCGGGTCATCGGTGTCGATTTCAGTGCCGGGATGCTGGCGGCGGCCCGCGAGGCCCAGCCGGCTGCCGCGGACGGGCCCGCCGTGGAGTTCGTACGGGCCGACGCGCGGCGGCTGCCCTTCGGCCCGGTCCACGACCTGGCGACGAGCTTCGGGGCGTTCGGGCACTTCCTGCCCGGCGAGCGGCCGGCGCTGTTCGCGCAGACCCATGCCGCGCTGCGGCCCGGCGGGCTGTTCGTCTTTCCGTTCCCCGCGCCGCCGCCCGTCGGCTCCCGGCTCTACTGGGCGCTGTGGGCGTTCGACGCGGGGATGCGGCTGCGCAACGCGCTCTGGCACCCCACGTTCGTCATGTACTACCGCACCTTCCGGCTGCCGGACGTGCTGGCCGAACTGGCGGACGCGGGTTTCGTCACGGAGCTGCTGCCGCTGACCGAGCTGGGTGCGCGGCCGGACGGCGGTCCGCGGTGCGCCGTGGTGGTGGCGCGCAAGGAGTGA
- the hemC gene encoding hydroxymethylbilane synthase → MSVPELIRIVSRDSPMALAQVARVRAELAALHPGIATEVVPVRTTGDKWMGDLSQVEGKGAFTKEVDAALLAGEADLAVHCVKDIPADRPLPAGTTFAAFLKRDDIRDALVHPGGLTLDELPDGTRIGTSSVRRVAQLAASHPQLECVPFRGNANRRLEKLAAGEADALLLAAAGLDRIGRRDVITEVLSTEAMCPPIGAGVLALQCRQDDTATIDAVSDLGDPDTYRETTAERMFLHVLQGHCNSPIAGYAKAHRNGDLSLRACVFTPDGKTVLNAHEWAGPLDPATLGTSVAVTLLRQGARELIDAIDH, encoded by the coding sequence ATGTCCGTCCCAGAGCTGATCCGCATCGTCTCCCGCGACTCGCCCATGGCACTGGCCCAAGTGGCACGTGTACGCGCCGAACTGGCCGCGCTGCACCCCGGGATCGCCACCGAGGTCGTCCCGGTCAGGACGACGGGGGACAAGTGGATGGGCGACCTGTCCCAGGTCGAGGGGAAGGGCGCCTTCACCAAAGAGGTCGACGCCGCCCTGCTCGCCGGTGAGGCCGATCTCGCCGTGCACTGCGTCAAGGACATCCCGGCCGACCGTCCGCTGCCCGCCGGTACGACCTTCGCCGCCTTCCTCAAGCGTGACGACATCCGCGACGCCCTCGTCCACCCCGGCGGGCTCACCCTCGACGAGCTGCCGGACGGGACCAGGATCGGTACGTCGTCCGTCCGCCGTGTCGCCCAACTCGCCGCCTCCCACCCGCAGCTGGAGTGCGTACCGTTCCGCGGCAACGCCAACCGCCGGCTGGAGAAGCTGGCCGCGGGCGAGGCCGACGCGCTGCTCCTCGCCGCCGCCGGGCTCGACCGGATCGGCCGCCGTGACGTGATCACGGAGGTCCTGTCGACCGAGGCGATGTGCCCGCCGATCGGCGCCGGTGTGCTCGCCCTGCAGTGCCGTCAGGACGACACGGCCACCATCGACGCCGTCAGCGATCTCGGCGACCCGGACACCTACCGCGAGACCACGGCCGAACGCATGTTCCTCCATGTGCTCCAGGGCCACTGCAACTCGCCGATCGCCGGATACGCCAAGGCCCACCGCAACGGCGACCTCTCGCTGCGCGCCTGCGTCTTCACGCCCGACGGCAAGACCGTGCTCAACGCCCACGAGTGGGCGGGCCCGCTCGACCCGGCCACGCTCGGTACCTCCGTCGCCGTGACCCTGCTGCGCCAGGGCGCCCGTGAACTGATCGACGCCATCGACCACTGA
- the mptB gene encoding polyprenol phosphomannose-dependent alpha 1,6 mannosyltransferase MptB — protein MLALNVDVDPGRCRTLGFVGAVAIMAGGLTAGALPVREEFVPTSGRVALGLLCVYFGIVLLIAAWWWLGRSVRGPRPPAPRELTTTLLVWAAPLVLGPPLFSRDVYSYLAQGAMVHSGIDVYSHGPDRLGGPLAAEVAPVWRHTPAPYGPVFLAVAGKAAGLARLDVPAGVLGMRLVALLGVALMIAVLPTLARRCGVDPSAALWLGALNPLVLLHLVAGAHNDALMLGLLGLGLVAALGARPVPATVLIALAALVKAPAALGLLTVAALWAGQLTGRARTLRALALTCAVALATTAAVTALAGTGYGWLGALGTPVSAGNWSLTSGLGRLSGMLLDATGSGLGHFALPLWRLLGVLATAAVVVTLWLRRERTGVVHALALGLLTLFALGPALRPWYALWGLFLIAVSAPPGRLRRWAAAGSGVLALGLLPDGLPPGGLQLALAICGGILALLALWWMFLLAPADTTLAAPLPRTVS, from the coding sequence ATGCTCGCCCTGAACGTTGACGTGGACCCCGGCCGCTGCCGGACGCTCGGATTCGTGGGGGCCGTCGCGATCATGGCCGGCGGACTCACGGCGGGCGCCCTGCCGGTCCGTGAGGAGTTCGTGCCGACCTCTGGGCGGGTCGCCCTCGGCCTGCTCTGTGTCTACTTCGGCATCGTGCTGCTGATAGCGGCCTGGTGGTGGCTCGGCCGCAGCGTACGGGGGCCACGGCCGCCCGCCCCGCGCGAGCTGACGACGACGCTGCTGGTGTGGGCGGCGCCGCTGGTCCTCGGCCCGCCCCTGTTCAGCAGGGACGTCTACAGCTATCTGGCGCAGGGCGCCATGGTTCATTCCGGCATCGACGTGTACAGCCACGGCCCCGACCGGCTCGGCGGTCCGCTCGCCGCCGAGGTCGCGCCCGTCTGGCGGCACACCCCCGCCCCGTACGGCCCCGTCTTTCTCGCCGTCGCGGGCAAGGCCGCGGGGCTCGCCCGGCTCGACGTTCCCGCCGGGGTCCTCGGCATGCGGCTCGTGGCCCTGCTCGGCGTCGCCCTGATGATCGCCGTCCTGCCGACCCTGGCCCGCCGCTGCGGCGTCGATCCGTCCGCTGCCCTGTGGCTCGGGGCGCTCAACCCCCTCGTCCTGCTGCATCTGGTGGCGGGAGCACACAACGACGCCCTGATGCTGGGCCTGCTCGGCCTCGGCCTGGTCGCCGCCCTCGGCGCCCGTCCCGTGCCCGCGACCGTCCTGATCGCACTCGCCGCGTTGGTCAAGGCTCCCGCGGCGCTCGGACTGCTCACCGTCGCCGCCCTCTGGGCCGGGCAGCTGACCGGCCGGGCCCGCACCCTCAGAGCCCTGGCGCTGACCTGCGCCGTCGCACTGGCCACCACCGCGGCCGTGACGGCGCTCGCCGGCACCGGTTACGGCTGGCTCGGCGCCCTCGGCACCCCCGTGTCGGCCGGGAACTGGTCGCTGACGAGCGGGCTCGGCCGGCTCAGCGGCATGCTGCTGGACGCGACGGGCAGCGGACTCGGCCATTTCGCGCTGCCGCTGTGGCGGCTACTGGGCGTGCTGGCGACGGCCGCCGTGGTGGTCACACTCTGGCTGCGCCGCGAACGCACCGGCGTGGTCCACGCGCTCGCGCTCGGCCTGCTGACGCTCTTCGCCCTCGGCCCCGCCCTGCGGCCCTGGTACGCGCTGTGGGGGCTGTTCCTGATCGCCGTCTCCGCGCCGCCCGGCCGGCTGCGTCGATGGGCGGCGGCCGGCAGCGGTGTGCTCGCCCTCGGACTGCTGCCGGACGGACTGCCGCCCGGCGGGCTGCAACTCGCCCTCGCCATCTGCGGCGGAATACTGGCGCTGCTCGCCCTGTGGTGGATGTTCCTGCTGGCACCCGCCGACACCACCCTGGCGGCGCCGCTGCCCAGGACCGTCTCGTGA
- a CDS encoding glycosyltransferase 87 family protein, translating into MRRLRTALETPAGRPVAAGLLIAATAAFLVTVPLFRHFFDVGVYYGAVGDWVHHGGRIYDYLSPGTHYGFTYPPFAAVAMLPMALVPWPAAVAVSITLSLVASALLLHWLAAPAVRRERWVRWFAFAVIGCLFALLEPVNDTFSFGQVNLVLCALVFADARLLATGHGKHAGIGIGLAAAVKLTPALYIGYLLVTGRRRQAATAAATAAGATLLAALIDPAASRTFWSTALWDTGRVGSLSYVSNQSLQGVLARLGPYGDSRALWAACAAVVLAVWAYRCRAAVRAGDELAGFALTGLAACLVSPVTWVHHLVWALPALLLLTDSALRRRHRGLLVACAVSYVLLCASVVWLWRADSGGLDAFLGSNTYVWITLWLLVALPFGRPESVPATTAIRQYGGERIFRSDQRHT; encoded by the coding sequence GTGAGACGGCTGCGTACGGCCCTGGAGACGCCCGCCGGACGGCCCGTCGCAGCCGGCCTGCTGATCGCGGCGACGGCCGCCTTCCTGGTGACCGTCCCGCTGTTCCGGCACTTCTTCGACGTCGGTGTCTACTACGGCGCCGTCGGCGACTGGGTCCACCACGGCGGCCGGATCTACGACTACCTCAGCCCTGGCACGCACTACGGCTTCACCTACCCGCCGTTCGCCGCGGTCGCCATGCTGCCGATGGCGCTCGTGCCCTGGCCGGCCGCCGTGGCCGTCAGCATCACGCTGAGCCTGGTGGCCTCGGCGCTGCTGCTCCACTGGCTGGCAGCGCCCGCCGTCCGGCGCGAGCGGTGGGTGCGCTGGTTCGCCTTCGCCGTCATCGGCTGCCTCTTCGCCCTGCTCGAACCCGTCAACGACACCTTCAGCTTCGGCCAGGTGAATCTGGTGCTGTGCGCGCTCGTCTTCGCCGACGCGCGGCTGCTCGCCACCGGACACGGCAAGCACGCGGGCATCGGCATCGGACTCGCCGCCGCCGTCAAACTCACCCCCGCGCTGTACATCGGTTATCTGCTGGTCACCGGACGGCGCAGACAGGCCGCGACAGCGGCGGCCACGGCGGCGGGGGCCACCCTGCTCGCCGCGCTGATCGACCCGGCCGCCTCCCGCACCTTCTGGTCCACCGCCCTGTGGGACACCGGCAGGGTCGGCTCACTCAGCTATGTCTCCAACCAGTCGCTGCAAGGAGTCCTCGCCCGGCTCGGCCCGTACGGCGACAGCAGGGCGCTCTGGGCGGCGTGCGCCGCCGTCGTCCTCGCCGTCTGGGCGTACCGCTGCCGCGCCGCCGTCCGCGCGGGCGACGAACTGGCCGGCTTCGCGCTGACCGGCCTCGCCGCCTGTCTCGTCTCACCGGTCACCTGGGTGCACCACCTGGTCTGGGCGCTCCCCGCACTGCTGCTCCTCACCGACTCGGCCCTGCGCCGCCGCCACCGCGGCCTGCTCGTCGCGTGCGCCGTGTCGTACGTCCTCCTGTGCGCGAGCGTGGTCTGGCTGTGGCGGGCGGACTCCGGCGGACTCGACGCCTTCCTCGGCTCGAACACCTACGTCTGGATCACGCTCTGGCTGCTCGTGGCACTGCCGTTCGGCCGACCCGAATCTGTACCGGCCACGACAGCCATACGCCAGTATGGTGGGGAGAGAATCTTCCGTAGCGACCAGAGGCACACGTGA
- a CDS encoding MerR family transcriptional regulator codes for MTQASRPNTADRLDDDDYPAYTMGRAAEMIGSTPAFLRAIGEARLIVPLRSEGGHRRYSRYQLRVAARARELVDQGTPIDAACRIVILEDQLEDALRLNDELRRSAGDENNYSGDDRKKGNTR; via the coding sequence GTGACCCAGGCATCCCGGCCGAACACCGCCGACCGGCTCGACGACGACGATTACCCCGCTTACACCATGGGCCGGGCCGCGGAAATGATCGGCAGTACCCCCGCCTTCCTCCGGGCCATCGGCGAGGCGCGGCTGATCGTGCCGCTGCGCTCCGAGGGCGGCCACCGCCGCTACTCCCGCTACCAGCTGCGGGTCGCCGCCCGCGCCCGCGAACTCGTCGACCAGGGCACCCCGATCGATGCGGCCTGCCGCATCGTCATCCTGGAGGACCAGCTCGAAGACGCGCTGCGGCTCAACGACGAACTGCGCCGCTCGGCGGGGGACGAGAATAACTACAGCGGCGATGACAGAAAAAAGGGCAATACCCGCTGA
- a CDS encoding cold-shock protein, with product MASGTVKWFNAEKGFGFIEQDGGGADVFAHYSNIAAQGFRELQEGQKVNFDVTQGQKGPQAENIVPA from the coding sequence ATGGCTAGTGGCACCGTGAAGTGGTTCAACGCGGAAAAGGGTTTCGGCTTCATCGAGCAGGACGGCGGCGGCGCTGACGTCTTCGCCCACTACTCGAACATCGCCGCCCAGGGCTTCCGTGAGCTTCAGGAGGGCCAGAAGGTGAACTTCGACGTGACGCAGGGCCAGAAGGGCCCGCAGGCCGAGAACATCGTTCCCGCCTGA
- a CDS encoding DEAD/DEAH box helicase codes for MNRAGRTNDRYTRTRSGGSSSGNSGAAGRYRSQAPSRSGASGRSGGYGRRPAALQGEFALPVTITPPLPPVSTFAELDMPEPVLKTLAGLGMNEPFPIQAATLPNSLAGRDVLGRGRTGSGKTLAFGLALLVRIAGQRAEPRKPLALILVPTRELAQQVTDALTPYARSLSLRLATVVGGMSIGRQSSALRGGTEVVVATPGRLKDLIERGDCKLDRVSITVLDEADQMADMGFMPQVTALLDQMSAEGQRMLFSATLDRNVDLLVRRYLHDPVVHSVDPSAGAVTTMEHHVLYVHGADKYATTTEIAARDGRVLMFLDTKHAVDRLTEHLLNNGVRAAALHGGKSQPQRTRTLAQFKTGHVTVLVATNVAARGIHIDNLDLVVNVDPPSDHKDYLHRGGRTARAGESGSVVTLVLPNQRREMTRLMSDAGITPQTAQVRSGEAELSRITGAQAPSGVPVVITAPVSDRAKRGGASSSRGRRSRPAQGRRSATSSQPRTAGGAGTAQRQSSYRGAA; via the coding sequence ATGAACCGCGCAGGTCGCACGAACGACCGTTACACCCGTACCCGCTCAGGCGGTTCCAGCTCCGGCAATTCCGGTGCCGCCGGCCGTTACCGCTCGCAGGCCCCGAGCCGCTCGGGAGCGTCCGGCAGGTCCGGTGGCTACGGCCGCCGCCCCGCGGCGCTGCAGGGCGAATTCGCACTCCCCGTCACCATCACCCCGCCGCTGCCGCCGGTGAGCACCTTCGCCGAGCTGGACATGCCCGAGCCGGTCCTGAAGACCCTCGCGGGCCTCGGTATGAACGAGCCGTTCCCGATTCAGGCGGCCACCCTGCCGAACTCGCTCGCGGGACGTGACGTACTGGGCCGTGGCCGGACGGGCTCCGGCAAGACCCTCGCCTTCGGCCTCGCGCTGCTGGTCCGGATCGCCGGACAGCGCGCCGAGCCGCGCAAGCCGCTCGCCCTGATCCTCGTCCCCACCCGCGAACTGGCCCAGCAGGTCACCGACGCGCTCACCCCCTACGCCAGGTCGCTGTCGCTGCGGCTGGCCACGGTGGTCGGCGGTATGTCGATCGGCCGGCAGTCCAGCGCGCTGCGCGGGGGCACCGAGGTCGTCGTCGCGACCCCCGGACGGCTCAAGGACCTCATCGAGCGCGGCGACTGCAAGCTGGACCGGGTGAGCATCACCGTCCTCGACGAGGCCGACCAGATGGCCGACATGGGGTTCATGCCCCAGGTCACCGCCCTGCTCGACCAGATGAGCGCCGAGGGCCAGCGGATGCTGTTCTCGGCCACCCTCGACCGCAACGTCGACCTGCTGGTGCGCCGCTACCTGCACGACCCGGTCGTCCACTCGGTCGACCCCTCGGCCGGTGCCGTCACCACGATGGAGCACCACGTGCTCTACGTGCACGGCGCCGACAAGTACGCGACCACCACCGAGATCGCCGCCCGCGACGGCCGGGTGCTGATGTTCCTCGACACCAAGCACGCCGTGGACCGGCTCACCGAGCACCTGCTGAACAACGGCGTACGCGCGGCGGCGCTGCACGGCGGCAAGTCACAGCCGCAGCGCACCCGCACGCTCGCCCAGTTCAAGACGGGCCATGTGACCGTGCTGGTGGCGACCAACGTCGCCGCCCGCGGCATTCACATCGACAACCTCGACCTCGTCGTCAACGTCGACCCGCCGAGCGACCACAAGGACTATCTGCACCGCGGCGGCCGTACGGCACGCGCCGGCGAGTCCGGCAGTGTCGTCACGCTCGTCCTGCCCAACCAGCGCCGCGAGATGACCCGGCTGATGTCCGACGCCGGTATCACCCCGCAGACCGCCCAGGTCCGCTCGGGCGAGGCCGAGCTGAGCCGGATCACCGGCGCGCAGGCGCCCTCCGGTGTGCCGGTCGTCATCACGGCGCCGGTTTCCGACCGCGCCAAGCGCGGCGGCGCCTCGTCGTCCCGTGGCAGGCGCAGCAGGCCCGCCCAGGGCCGCCGCAGCGCCACCTCGTCGCAGCCGCGCACCGCGGGCGGCGCGGGCACCGCACAGCGGCAGTCCTCGTACCGCGGCGCCGCGTAA
- a CDS encoding SCO5918 family protein yields the protein MRCIIAHFPFELNKSEVQESMKGVKPEPVTGESVVIGRRVYPVKQVGELITRQDRRDFSSGEVVRALTRLGFTCRPVPVPEEEPVAVALL from the coding sequence ATGCGCTGCATCATCGCCCACTTCCCCTTCGAGCTGAACAAGAGCGAGGTGCAGGAATCGATGAAGGGCGTGAAGCCCGAACCCGTCACGGGCGAGTCCGTGGTCATCGGCCGCCGGGTCTACCCGGTCAAGCAGGTTGGCGAGCTGATCACTCGCCAGGACCGCCGCGATTTCTCGTCCGGCGAGGTGGTCAGGGCGCTGACCCGTCTCGGATTCACCTGTCGTCCCGTACCCGTGCCCGAGGAAGAGCCGGTGGCCGTCGCGCTCCTCTGA